One Mauremys mutica isolate MM-2020 ecotype Southern chromosome 9, ASM2049712v1, whole genome shotgun sequence DNA segment encodes these proteins:
- the P2RY1 gene encoding P2Y purinoceptor 1, whose translation MTEVLFSAVLNGTETNILSNTGWTLGNATTKCSLTKTGFQFYYLPTVYILVFISGFLGNSVAIWMFVFHMRPWSGISVYMFNLALADFLYVLTLPALIFYYFNKTDWIFGDIMCKLQRFIFHVNLYGSILFLTCISVHRYTGVVYPLKSLGRLKKKNAVYISTLVWIIVVAGISPILFYSGTGLRKNKTITCYDTTTDDYLRSYFIYSMCTTVFIFCIPFILILGCYGLIVKALIYKDLDNSPLRRKSIYLVIIVLMVFAVSYLPFHVMKTLNLRARLDFQTPQMCAFNDKVYATYQVTRGLASLNSCVDPILYFLAGDTFRSRLSRATRKASRRSELNVQSKSEEVTLNILAEYKVNGDTSM comes from the coding sequence ATGACTGAAGTCCTCTTTTCAGCTGTTTTGAATGGGACTGAAACCAACATTCTGTCAAACACTGGCTGGACTCTAGGAAATGCCACTACCAAATGTTCCCTAACCAAAACCGGCTTCCAGTTCTATTACCTGCCCACTGTCTACATTCTAGTCTTTATCTCTGGATTCCTGGGCAATAGTGTGGCGATCTGGATGTTTGTTTTCCACATGAGGCCTTGGAGTGGCATCTCAGTTTACATGTTTAATCTGGCATTAGCTGATTTCTTGTATGTCTTGACACTCCCTGCCCTCATCTTTTATTACTTCAATAAAACTGACTGGATCTTTGGAGATATCATGTGCAAACTGCAACGGTTCATCTTCCATGTGAACCTGTATGGCAGCATTTTGTTTCTGACTTGCATCAGTGTGCACAGATACACAGGGGTAGTGTATCCTTTGAAATCACTTGGGAGGCTGAAGAAAAAGAATGCTGTTTACATCAGTACCCTTGTTTGGATCATTGTTGTAGCTGGGATTTCTCCTATATTGTTCTACTCTGGAACTGGGCTAAGGAAAAATAAAACCATTACCTGTTATGATACTACAACTGATGATTATCTGAGAAGTTACTTCATTTACAGCATGTGCACCACTGTGTTTATATTCTGCATCCCATTCATATTGATTCTTGGTTGTTACGGACTAATAGTGAAAGCTTTGATTTACAAGGATTTGGACAATTCTCCTCTTAGGAGAAAATCAATTTACCTGGTTATTATTGTGTTGATGGTCTTTGCCGTGTCTTATCTTCCCTTTCATGTGATGAAGACATTGAATCTAAGAGCCAGACTGGATTTTCAGACTCCACAAATGTGTGCCTTCAATGACAAAGTATATGCCACTTACCAAGTGACAAGGGGGTTAGCTAGTCTCAACAGCTGTGTAGATCCTATTCTGTATTTTTTGGCAGGTGATACCTTTCGAAGTAGACTTTCAAGGGCAACCAGAAAAGCGTCTAGAAGAAGTGAGCTCAATGTGCAATCAAAAAGCGAGGAAGTGACTCTCAATATTTTAGCAGAATATAAAGTGAATGGAGACACGAGTATGTGA